One window from the genome of Nocardioides panaciterrulae encodes:
- a CDS encoding zinc-dependent alcohol dehydrogenase family protein: protein MRATTIHAPRDIRVSDVPDPTIGAPTDAVVKVVAGCICGSDLWSYRGENDIDAGSTIGHECVGVVEAVGSEVTSFAPGDFVIVPFDHCDNTCAHCRAGMQAACENLGFTVSGQAEYALVTQAEGSLVKTDGTPDDAMIPSLLTLADVMATGWHAAVSAGVREGGTAVVVGDGAVGLCGVLAASVMGAETVIAMSRHEPRQAIARQFGATHIVAERGDEGAEAVRELTRGVGGDAVLECVGNDAAMKQAFAVARPGATVGFVGVPHGVELPIRRMFQKNIGLAGGMAPVRQYLPELLKLVQDGTIDPGLVFDADLPLAEVAEGYRRMDEREAIKVLIRP from the coding sequence ATGCGTGCAACGACGATCCATGCCCCCCGTGACATCCGCGTCTCCGACGTCCCCGACCCGACCATCGGCGCGCCCACCGACGCCGTGGTCAAGGTCGTCGCGGGATGCATCTGCGGCTCCGACCTGTGGTCCTACCGCGGCGAGAACGACATCGACGCCGGCTCGACGATCGGCCACGAGTGCGTCGGCGTCGTGGAGGCCGTCGGCTCCGAGGTGACCTCGTTCGCGCCGGGCGACTTCGTGATCGTGCCGTTCGACCACTGCGACAACACCTGCGCGCACTGCCGCGCCGGCATGCAGGCGGCCTGCGAGAACCTCGGGTTCACCGTGAGCGGGCAGGCGGAGTACGCGCTGGTCACGCAGGCCGAGGGCAGCCTGGTCAAGACCGACGGCACGCCCGACGACGCGATGATCCCCTCCCTGCTCACGCTCGCCGACGTGATGGCCACCGGCTGGCACGCCGCGGTGTCCGCGGGCGTGCGCGAGGGCGGCACGGCCGTGGTCGTGGGCGACGGCGCGGTGGGCCTGTGCGGCGTGCTGGCCGCGTCGGTGATGGGTGCGGAGACGGTCATCGCGATGTCGCGCCACGAGCCCCGCCAGGCGATCGCCCGGCAGTTCGGCGCCACGCACATCGTCGCCGAGCGCGGCGACGAGGGCGCCGAGGCGGTTCGCGAGCTGACCCGCGGGGTCGGGGGCGACGCGGTGCTGGAGTGCGTCGGCAACGACGCCGCGATGAAGCAGGCGTTCGCGGTCGCCCGTCCGGGGGCCACGGTCGGCTTCGTCGGCGTCCCGCACGGCGTGGAGCTGCCGATCCGCCGGATGTTCCAGAAGAACATCGGCCTGGCCGGTGGCATGGCGCCGGTGCGGCAGTACCTCCCCGAGCTGCTCAAGCTGGTCCAGGACGGGACGATCGACCCCGGGCTGGTCTTCGACGCCGACCTCCCGCTCGCGGAGGTCGCCGAGGGCTACCGCCGGATGGACGAGCGTGAGGCGATCAAGGTCCTGATCCGTCCGTGA
- a CDS encoding ABC transporter substrate-binding protein, whose amino-acid sequence MFAIHRTSRKLGLVGGAAAVALALAACTGGGSSSPSGSGATSATGSPTSGGTVTFAESPTAVPNWIFPLAGPAYFSTYNISNLQQLMYRPLYWFGGHNLQPTVDYGLSAAEPPQYASDGKSVTIKLKPWKWSNGEDVNADDVVFWMNMVKAEKANWGGYTPGAFPDNVTKVTKVDDRTVKLTLDAKYSEDWYTYNELSQITPMPMAWDVTSAGAAAGSGGCTSDIAKCKAVYDFLAGQAKDQKTYATSKIWGVVNGPWRLKTYSSSGSYSVVPNPDYSGSPKPRLDEVKFLPFTSDAAEFNVLKAGGTVDIGYIPKQDLPPKPAGAVLPSTNPVGADYYLAANYAWAVDYFPINFNNPTMGPVFKQLYVRQALAYTMNQPLIVEKAQQGYADAQYGPVPVRPQSKWLSPAAQQGSPYPFSTDKAKSLLESHGWTEQDGVMVCTDAGTASSQCGSGIAQGTKLSINLDYSSGEQALDQAMQQYKSDSSKAGIQLNLKQKPFNTVTGESVPCTPSQASCSWQLANWGGGWLYAPDYLPTGESLFATGSVANYGSYSDPKMDQLTKITTQQGGTGPLYDYQDYTAQQVPVVFQASPYTIQAVSTQVGGIVWNPIRSLTPEYWYRTQ is encoded by the coding sequence ATGTTCGCCATCCACAGGACATCCAGGAAGCTCGGCCTCGTCGGCGGAGCGGCAGCAGTCGCACTCGCCCTGGCCGCCTGTACCGGCGGAGGCTCGTCCTCGCCCTCGGGCTCCGGCGCCACGAGCGCGACCGGGAGCCCCACGAGCGGCGGCACCGTCACCTTCGCCGAGAGCCCGACGGCAGTTCCCAACTGGATCTTCCCGCTGGCCGGTCCGGCCTACTTCAGCACCTACAACATCTCCAACCTGCAGCAGCTGATGTACCGGCCGCTGTACTGGTTCGGCGGCCACAACCTCCAGCCCACCGTCGACTACGGCCTGTCCGCCGCCGAGCCGCCGCAGTACGCCTCGGACGGCAAGAGCGTCACGATCAAGCTGAAGCCGTGGAAGTGGTCCAACGGCGAGGACGTCAACGCCGACGACGTCGTCTTCTGGATGAACATGGTCAAGGCGGAGAAGGCCAACTGGGGCGGCTACACCCCCGGCGCGTTCCCGGACAACGTCACCAAGGTGACGAAGGTCGACGACCGGACCGTGAAGCTGACGCTCGACGCGAAGTACTCCGAGGACTGGTACACCTACAACGAGCTGTCGCAGATCACGCCGATGCCGATGGCCTGGGACGTGACCAGCGCCGGCGCCGCGGCCGGCAGCGGGGGCTGCACGTCCGACATCGCGAAGTGCAAGGCCGTCTACGACTTCCTCGCAGGCCAGGCCAAGGACCAGAAGACCTACGCGACCAGCAAGATCTGGGGGGTCGTGAACGGGCCCTGGCGACTGAAGACGTACAGCTCCTCGGGCAGCTACTCGGTGGTGCCGAACCCTGATTACTCCGGCTCGCCCAAGCCGCGCCTGGACGAGGTGAAGTTCCTGCCGTTCACCAGCGACGCCGCGGAGTTCAACGTACTCAAGGCGGGCGGCACGGTCGACATCGGCTACATCCCGAAGCAGGACCTGCCGCCGAAGCCGGCGGGCGCGGTGCTGCCCAGCACCAACCCGGTGGGGGCGGACTACTACCTCGCGGCGAACTACGCGTGGGCGGTGGACTACTTCCCGATCAACTTCAACAACCCCACGATGGGCCCGGTCTTCAAGCAGCTCTACGTCCGGCAGGCGCTCGCCTACACCATGAACCAGCCGCTGATCGTGGAGAAGGCACAGCAGGGGTACGCCGACGCCCAGTACGGACCCGTGCCGGTGCGGCCGCAGAGCAAGTGGCTGAGCCCCGCCGCGCAGCAGGGCTCGCCGTACCCGTTCAGCACCGACAAGGCGAAGTCGCTGCTGGAGTCGCACGGGTGGACCGAGCAGGACGGCGTGATGGTGTGCACCGACGCCGGGACCGCGTCCAGCCAGTGCGGCAGCGGGATCGCCCAGGGCACCAAGCTGTCGATCAACCTGGACTACTCCTCGGGCGAGCAGGCCCTGGACCAGGCCATGCAGCAGTACAAGTCCGACTCGAGCAAGGCCGGGATCCAGCTCAACCTGAAGCAGAAGCCGTTCAACACGGTGACCGGCGAGTCGGTGCCGTGCACCCCCAGCCAGGCCAGCTGCAGCTGGCAGCTCGCGAACTGGGGCGGTGGCTGGCTCTACGCACCTGACTACCTGCCCACCGGCGAGTCGCTGTTCGCCACCGGCTCGGTCGCGAACTACGGCAGCTACAGCGACCCGAAGATGGACCAGCTGACCAAGATCACGACGCAGCAGGGCGGCACCGGCCCCCTGTACGACTACCAGGACTACACCGCGCAACAGGTGCCGGTGGTCTTCCAGGCGAGCCCGTACACGATCCAGGCGGTCTCGACCCAGGTCGGCGGGATCGTCTGGAACCCGATCCGGAGCCTCACGCCCGAGTACTGGTACCGCACGCAATGA
- a CDS encoding GNAT family N-acetyltransferase produces MSLPTPTLPTARLRLRPFTDDDADVLFALHSDAHVLRYWDAPPWSDPARAERFLAACLQMADEGTGARVAIDRVSDGVFVGWCSLTRWNPDYRSAALGYCLDDAAWGHGYATEAAHALLRWAFDTLDLNRVQAETDTRNLASARVLQKLGFVREGTLREDCVVDGVVSDSWVFGLLRREWRSPGD; encoded by the coding sequence ATGTCCCTGCCCACGCCCACGCTGCCCACCGCGCGCCTGCGGCTGCGTCCCTTCACCGACGACGATGCGGACGTTCTCTTCGCGCTGCACAGCGACGCCCATGTGCTGCGCTACTGGGACGCCCCGCCCTGGAGCGACCCTGCGCGCGCGGAGCGCTTCCTCGCGGCTTGCCTGCAGATGGCGGACGAGGGCACCGGGGCGCGGGTGGCCATCGACCGTGTCTCCGACGGGGTCTTCGTCGGCTGGTGCAGCCTGACCCGGTGGAACCCGGACTACCGCAGCGCGGCGCTGGGCTACTGCCTCGACGACGCGGCCTGGGGTCATGGCTACGCGACGGAGGCCGCGCACGCGTTGCTGCGGTGGGCCTTCGACACGCTCGACCTCAATCGCGTCCAGGCCGAGACCGACACCCGCAACCTGGCCTCCGCCCGGGTCCTGCAGAAGCTCGGATTCGTGCGCGAGGGAACGTTGCGGGAGGACTGCGTGGTCGACGGCGTGGTGTCGGATTCCTGGGTGTTCGGACTGCTCAGGCGGGAGTGGCGGTCGCCGGGCGACTAG
- a CDS encoding RNA polymerase-binding protein RbpA, with amino-acid sequence MAERTLRGARLGGQSFEDERGIEFAARQQVGYKCTAGHEFEITMSVEAEVPATWECPRCGAEALSSAGIQREEKAEKPVRTHWDMLLERRSEKELEDILKERLELLRGGEIGPAHLHRANAKKRRATA; translated from the coding sequence GTGGCAGAGCGCACATTGCGTGGAGCGCGGCTCGGAGGCCAGAGCTTCGAGGACGAGCGCGGCATCGAGTTCGCCGCCCGACAGCAGGTCGGCTACAAGTGCACCGCGGGTCACGAGTTCGAGATCACGATGTCGGTCGAGGCGGAGGTGCCGGCGACGTGGGAGTGCCCACGCTGCGGCGCCGAGGCGCTGAGCTCCGCGGGCATCCAGCGCGAGGAGAAGGCCGAGAAGCCGGTCCGCACGCACTGGGACATGCTGCTCGAGCGGCGTTCGGAGAAGGAGCTCGAGGACATCCTCAAGGAGCGCCTGGAGCTGCTGCGCGGCGGGGAGATCGGCCCCGCCCACCTGCACCGGGCCAACGCCAAGAAGCGCCGCGCCACCGCCTGA
- a CDS encoding MFS transporter yields the protein MTTSPGIADLGPLTRAREQRAWYWYDWANSAYVTTTAAVLFSPYLTSVAERAACGYASTDERSCTRHLQVLGLGVSPGSLVFYLVTAATILSALVLPVVGAAADRSARKTTMMAGFAWAGSAAAMLMFLVGGTDWVLGAALLVVATLFLGASLVVYDSILCQIAEPDERDRVSSRGWALGYLGGGILLAVNFVLLTLLADHTELAVRISLFSAGLWWAVFTLIPYLGVRNRPPVDVVPEQGGLVRQSFGQLWQTLRDLRAFPVTLTFLVAYLFYNDGIQTVIYAASVYGEKQLHFPKSTVLLAFLVVQFVGIAGALVFARVARRTGTHRTIVAGLVIWLGVVVLGYLTPARSLGLFLALAVSIGVVLGGTQALSRSFYSQLIPRGREAEYFSLYQACERGTSWIGTLLFGLVHQWTDSYRPALLALMVLFVVGLGFLLLVDTRRGITEAGNRVPHVV from the coding sequence GTGACCACCTCGCCCGGGATCGCCGACCTCGGACCGCTCACCCGGGCGCGCGAGCAGCGGGCGTGGTACTGGTACGACTGGGCCAACAGCGCCTACGTGACCACCACCGCCGCGGTCCTGTTCAGCCCCTACCTCACCTCGGTGGCCGAGCGCGCGGCCTGCGGCTATGCCTCCACCGACGAGCGGTCCTGCACCCGCCACCTGCAGGTGCTCGGCCTGGGGGTCTCCCCCGGCTCGCTGGTGTTCTACCTGGTGACCGCGGCGACCATCCTCTCGGCGCTGGTGCTGCCGGTCGTCGGCGCCGCCGCCGACCGCTCCGCGCGCAAGACCACGATGATGGCCGGCTTCGCGTGGGCCGGCTCGGCCGCGGCGATGCTGATGTTCCTGGTCGGCGGCACCGACTGGGTCCTCGGCGCGGCGCTGCTGGTGGTCGCGACGCTGTTCCTCGGCGCCAGCCTGGTGGTCTACGACTCGATCCTGTGCCAGATCGCCGAGCCCGACGAACGCGACCGGGTCTCCTCCCGCGGCTGGGCGCTGGGCTACCTCGGCGGCGGGATCCTGCTCGCGGTCAACTTCGTGCTGCTCACGCTGCTCGCCGACCACACCGAGCTCGCCGTCCGGATCAGCCTGTTCAGCGCCGGCCTGTGGTGGGCGGTCTTCACGCTGATCCCCTACCTCGGGGTGCGCAACCGGCCGCCCGTCGACGTCGTGCCCGAGCAGGGTGGACTGGTCCGGCAGAGCTTCGGCCAGCTCTGGCAGACGCTGCGCGACCTGCGCGCGTTCCCGGTGACCCTGACGTTCCTGGTCGCCTACCTCTTCTACAACGACGGCATCCAGACCGTCATCTACGCCGCCAGCGTGTACGGCGAGAAGCAGCTGCACTTCCCCAAGTCCACCGTGCTGCTCGCGTTCCTGGTCGTGCAGTTCGTCGGCATCGCCGGCGCGCTGGTCTTCGCCCGGGTGGCGCGGCGGACCGGCACCCACCGCACGATCGTCGCGGGCCTGGTCATCTGGCTGGGGGTGGTCGTGCTGGGCTACCTGACGCCGGCGCGCAGCCTGGGGCTGTTCCTGGCCCTCGCGGTCAGCATCGGGGTGGTCCTGGGCGGCACCCAGGCGCTGTCCCGGTCCTTCTACAGCCAGCTGATCCCGCGGGGCCGCGAGGCGGAGTACTTCAGTCTCTACCAGGCCTGCGAGCGCGGCACGTCCTGGATCGGCACGCTGCTCTTCGGCCTGGTCCACCAGTGGACCGACTCCTACCGTCCCGCGCTGCTGGCGCTGATGGTGCTGTTCGTGGTCGGGCTGGGCTTCCTGCTGCTCGTCGACACCAGGCGCGGCATCACCGAGGCGGGCAACCGGGTCCCCCACGTCGTGTGA
- a CDS encoding zf-TFIIB domain-containing protein, with the protein MDTLSCPRCGTEMVSRTFTGHSGEAEVSQCPDGHGVFLSRGDLGALIEAETDWHRNAGQHTAPMPRITPDMTAPPASRTPARAWVETLFRG; encoded by the coding sequence ATGGACACCCTGAGCTGCCCCCGATGCGGGACCGAGATGGTCAGCCGGACCTTCACCGGCCACTCCGGCGAGGCGGAGGTCAGTCAGTGCCCCGACGGGCACGGCGTCTTCCTGTCCCGCGGCGACCTCGGTGCGCTGATCGAGGCGGAGACCGACTGGCACCGCAACGCGGGCCAGCACACCGCCCCGATGCCGCGGATCACCCCCGACATGACCGCGCCCCCGGCCTCGCGCACCCCCGCGCGCGCCTGGGTGGAGACGCTGTTCCGCGGCTAG
- a CDS encoding alkaline phosphatase D family protein yields MTDRTPDGALVLGPLLRYVDDTSATIWVETADATTVTVRAGERSARARTFGAHGHHYALVELTGLEPGTQTAYTVDVGEQRAWPPVSGEGSGFPHPVIATLEPGKPLRLAFGSCRVSVSHDEAGHRAFGIDALRSYALRMAGLTERAADDDERWPDLVLFLGDQVYADETSEAMQEFIASRRSLEEPPGEELKDYEEYAHLYRLAWSDPANRWLLSTLPSAMIFDDHDVRDDWNTSWSWRRRMEATSWWHERIVGALASYWVYQHLGNLGPQGRAEDPMWQRISSYDGDGELDVTAELDELADRADQEPESYRWSFARDFDTQARLIVVDSRAARVLRPDARSILDDQEMDWLDEQMSGGFDHLLLGTSLPFLMAPGLHHAEAFSEALAEGAWGSGAARFGEWARQAADLEHWAAFEKGFRQVAELTLDVAAGNRGRAPATITYLSGDVHHSYVAEAVPAPHQGRPLVASRILQAVCSPIRNPLPRFMHAVTGGAAHRSLGVVGRGLSKAARVPAPPLAWEVTHGPWYDNNLAVLELKPAGVRMWWTAGEVTEGRHDRPVLRRVATVDLSG; encoded by the coding sequence ATGACCGATCGCACGCCCGACGGCGCCCTGGTCCTCGGGCCGCTGCTGCGCTACGTCGACGACACCTCGGCGACGATCTGGGTGGAGACCGCGGACGCCACGACGGTCACCGTGCGGGCGGGTGAGCGGAGCGCCCGCGCCCGGACGTTCGGGGCGCACGGCCACCACTACGCGCTGGTCGAGCTGACCGGCCTGGAGCCCGGCACGCAGACCGCCTACACCGTGGACGTGGGGGAGCAGCGCGCCTGGCCGCCGGTGTCCGGCGAGGGCTCGGGCTTCCCCCACCCGGTGATCGCGACGTTGGAGCCCGGGAAGCCGCTGCGGCTGGCCTTCGGCTCCTGCCGGGTCAGCGTCAGCCACGACGAGGCGGGCCACCGGGCGTTCGGGATCGATGCGCTGCGCAGCTATGCCCTGCGGATGGCGGGCCTGACCGAGCGGGCGGCCGACGACGACGAGCGGTGGCCGGACCTGGTGCTGTTCCTCGGTGACCAGGTCTACGCCGACGAGACCAGCGAGGCGATGCAGGAGTTCATCGCCTCGCGCAGGTCGCTGGAGGAGCCGCCGGGGGAGGAGCTGAAGGACTACGAGGAGTACGCCCACCTCTACCGGCTGGCCTGGAGCGACCCGGCGAACCGATGGCTGCTCTCGACGCTCCCGAGCGCGATGATCTTCGACGACCACGACGTGCGCGACGACTGGAACACCAGCTGGTCGTGGCGTCGCCGGATGGAGGCCACCTCGTGGTGGCACGAGCGGATCGTCGGCGCGCTCGCGTCGTACTGGGTCTACCAGCACCTGGGCAACCTCGGCCCACAGGGCCGCGCCGAGGACCCGATGTGGCAGCGGATCTCGTCGTACGACGGGGACGGCGAGCTGGACGTGACCGCGGAGCTCGACGAGCTGGCCGACCGTGCCGACCAGGAGCCCGAGAGCTACCGCTGGAGCTTCGCCCGCGACTTCGACACCCAGGCGCGGCTGATCGTGGTGGACTCGCGAGCCGCCCGGGTGCTGAGGCCGGATGCCCGCTCGATCCTCGATGACCAGGAGATGGACTGGCTCGACGAGCAGATGTCCGGCGGGTTCGACCACCTGCTGCTCGGCACCTCGCTGCCGTTCCTGATGGCGCCCGGGCTGCACCACGCGGAGGCGTTCAGCGAGGCGCTGGCCGAGGGCGCCTGGGGGAGCGGGGCGGCCCGCTTCGGCGAGTGGGCCCGCCAGGCGGCCGACCTCGAGCACTGGGCGGCGTTCGAGAAGGGCTTCCGCCAGGTCGCGGAGCTGACGCTCGACGTGGCGGCCGGGAACCGGGGCCGGGCGCCGGCGACGATCACCTACCTCTCCGGCGACGTGCACCACAGCTACGTCGCCGAGGCGGTTCCTGCGCCGCACCAGGGGCGCCCGTTGGTGGCGAGCCGGATCCTGCAGGCGGTCTGCTCGCCGATCCGCAACCCGTTGCCCCGGTTCATGCACGCGGTCACCGGCGGGGCGGCGCACCGGTCGTTGGGCGTCGTGGGTCGTGGGCTGTCGAAGGCCGCCCGGGTGCCCGCGCCCCCGCTGGCGTGGGAGGTGACCCACGGTCCGTGGTACGACAACAACCTCGCGGTGCTCGAGCTGAAGCCCGCCGGGGTGCGGATGTGGTGGACCGCGGGCGAGGTCACCGAGGGGCGACACGACCGGCCGGTGCTGCGGCGGGTCGCGACGGTCGACCTCAGCGGCTGA
- a CDS encoding glycerophosphodiester phosphodiesterase encodes MTPPRTGFAYLDQAVRGGGVLALAHRGGAYHPEIEGLENTLAAFRHAVELGFSYLETDVHVTRDGVLLAFHDQALDRVSDGEGAIVELTHAEVGRALVGGQERVPTLAELLDAFPDARFNIDIKADGAVAPLARLVAERELWDRVLVGSFSPRRLRRFRALTHHRVATSAHPLEVVAFRALPSGRLADRLTRGRVAALQVPHRRGRWTVVTPGLVRRAHAAGKQVHVWTVDEPDEMRSLLDRGVDGLISDRTDILKTVLVERGQWREPT; translated from the coding sequence GTGACCCCGCCGCGGACCGGATTCGCCTATCTCGACCAGGCCGTGCGCGGCGGTGGCGTGCTCGCCCTCGCCCACCGGGGCGGGGCCTACCACCCGGAGATCGAGGGCCTGGAGAACACCCTCGCCGCCTTCCGGCACGCCGTCGAGCTGGGCTTCAGCTACCTCGAGACCGACGTGCACGTGACCCGGGACGGGGTGCTGCTCGCCTTCCACGATCAGGCGCTCGACCGGGTCAGCGACGGCGAGGGCGCGATCGTCGAGCTGACCCACGCCGAGGTCGGCCGGGCCCTGGTCGGAGGACAGGAGCGCGTGCCCACGCTGGCCGAGCTCCTCGACGCGTTCCCGGACGCCCGGTTCAACATCGACATCAAGGCCGACGGCGCCGTGGCACCCCTCGCGCGGCTGGTCGCCGAGCGCGAGCTGTGGGACCGGGTGCTCGTCGGGAGCTTCTCCCCGCGCCGGCTGCGCCGGTTCCGCGCGCTCACCCACCACCGGGTCGCGACCTCCGCGCACCCGCTCGAGGTGGTCGCGTTCCGCGCGCTGCCCAGCGGCCGGCTGGCCGACCGGCTCACCCGCGGCCGGGTCGCCGCCCTGCAGGTCCCCCACCGCCGCGGCCGCTGGACGGTGGTGACCCCCGGGCTCGTACGACGGGCTCACGCGGCCGGCAAGCAGGTGCACGTGTGGACCGTCGACGAGCCCGACGAGATGCGCAGCCTGCTCGACCGTGGTGTCGACGGCCTGATCTCGGACCGGACCGACATACTCAAGACCGTGCTCGTCGAGCGCGGCCAGTGGAGGGAGCCGACGTGA
- a CDS encoding pyridoxamine 5'-phosphate oxidase family protein → MTALNRFPELGVPDRAALDALLDSQWAGVLSCAVDGEPLAVPMLYARDGDRILLHGSTGAGALRHVATGASAVLTVFTLDALVVAPTTFESSVNYRSATVRGRLDTVEDRERALDLFSDEIIPGRIDEVRRPSRRELAATEVLSLPIAEGSWLLKVASGWPATPEEAGADPAVWSGVVPVRRVLDQPVPAPWASDLAVPPSVRSLLDQRGTTDGPGPD, encoded by the coding sequence ATGACCGCGCTGAACCGCTTTCCGGAGCTCGGTGTGCCGGATCGCGCGGCCCTGGACGCTCTGCTCGACTCGCAGTGGGCGGGAGTGCTGTCCTGTGCGGTGGACGGCGAGCCGCTCGCCGTGCCGATGTTGTACGCCCGGGACGGTGACCGCATCCTGCTGCATGGTTCGACCGGGGCGGGCGCGCTTCGACACGTCGCGACCGGAGCCTCCGCCGTGCTGACCGTGTTCACCCTGGACGCGCTCGTCGTGGCCCCGACGACCTTCGAGTCGTCGGTCAACTACCGCTCTGCCACGGTCCGCGGACGGCTCGACACGGTCGAGGACCGGGAGAGGGCGCTCGACCTGTTCAGCGACGAGATCATCCCCGGGCGGATCGACGAGGTGCGGCGCCCGAGCCGCAGGGAGCTGGCCGCCACTGAGGTGCTGTCGCTTCCCATCGCCGAGGGCAGCTGGCTCCTCAAGGTCGCGAGCGGTTGGCCGGCGACGCCTGAGGAGGCGGGCGCCGACCCGGCCGTGTGGAGCGGCGTGGTGCCGGTCCGGCGCGTCCTGGACCAGCCCGTTCCGGCCCCGTGGGCGTCGGACCTTGCGGTCCCGCCGTCGGTGCGCAGCCTGCTCGACCAGCGCGGCACGACGGACGGGCCCGGCCCGGACTGA
- a CDS encoding helix-turn-helix domain-containing protein, whose protein sequence is MSEDYKGRIGNLIRDARKHRGLTQHQLAELLATSQSAINRIEKGHQNLSLEMLARIGAALDSEIVALGAGPTHLRVTGPTRLSGSIDVKTSKNAGVALLCASLLNRGRTTLRKVARIEEVNRLLEVLGSLGVHTKWLNTDNDLEIIPPRDLNLSNIDETAARRTRSVIMFLGPLLHRTDTFELPYAGGCNLGTRTVEPHMSALRPFGLEVKATDGSYHASVNRAIEPVRPIVLTERGDTVTENALMAAALHPGTTVIRNASSNYMVQDLCFFLRKLGVAVEGVGTTTLTVTGRREIDVDVDYAPSEDPIEAMSLLAAAIVTKSEITIRRVPIEFLEIELALLEEMGFAYHRSQEYVALNGCTRLVDLTTKPSELHAPLDKIHPMPFPGLNIDNLPFFAVIAAVAEGQTLLHDWVYENRAIYLTDLNKLGGQVKLLDPHRVMIEGPTSFTGTEIVCPPALRPAVVILLAMLAAKGTSVLRSTYVIHRGYEDLAERLNLLGANIEPFRDI, encoded by the coding sequence ATGAGTGAGGACTACAAGGGCCGCATCGGGAACCTGATCCGCGACGCACGCAAGCACCGCGGGCTCACCCAGCACCAGCTGGCCGAGCTGCTGGCCACCAGCCAGAGCGCGATCAACCGCATCGAGAAGGGCCACCAGAACCTCTCGTTGGAGATGCTCGCCCGCATCGGCGCCGCACTGGACTCCGAGATCGTCGCGCTGGGCGCGGGACCCACCCACCTGCGGGTGACCGGCCCGACCCGGCTCTCGGGCAGCATCGACGTCAAGACCTCCAAGAACGCCGGTGTCGCGCTGCTGTGCGCCTCGCTGCTCAACCGCGGCCGGACGACGCTGCGCAAGGTCGCGCGCATCGAGGAGGTCAACCGGCTGCTCGAGGTGCTCGGCAGCCTCGGCGTCCACACCAAGTGGCTCAACACCGACAACGACCTCGAGATCATCCCGCCGCGGGACCTCAACCTCAGCAACATCGACGAGACCGCGGCCCGGCGTACCCGCTCGGTGATCATGTTCCTCGGCCCGCTGCTGCACCGCACCGACACCTTCGAGCTCCCCTACGCCGGCGGCTGCAACCTCGGCACCCGCACCGTCGAGCCGCACATGTCGGCGCTGCGCCCGTTCGGGCTCGAGGTCAAGGCGACCGACGGCAGCTACCACGCCAGCGTCAACCGGGCCATCGAGCCGGTCCGCCCGATCGTGCTCACCGAGCGCGGCGACACGGTCACCGAGAACGCGCTGATGGCCGCGGCGCTGCACCCGGGCACCACGGTGATCCGCAACGCCTCGTCGAACTACATGGTCCAGGACCTGTGCTTCTTCCTGCGCAAGCTCGGCGTGGCGGTCGAGGGCGTCGGCACCACCACCCTCACCGTCACCGGCCGCCGCGAGATCGACGTCGACGTCGACTACGCGCCCAGCGAGGACCCGATCGAGGCGATGTCGCTGCTGGCCGCCGCGATCGTCACCAAGTCCGAGATCACCATCCGCCGGGTGCCGATCGAGTTCCTCGAGATCGAGCTGGCGCTGCTGGAGGAGATGGGCTTCGCCTACCACCGCTCCCAGGAGTACGTCGCCCTCAACGGCTGCACCCGCCTGGTCGACCTGACCACCAAGCCCTCGGAGCTGCACGCCCCGCTGGACAAGATCCACCCGATGCCGTTCCCGGGGCTCAACATCGACAACCTGCCGTTCTTCGCGGTCATCGCCGCGGTGGCCGAGGGCCAGACGCTGCTGCACGACTGGGTCTACGAGAATCGCGCGATCTACCTCACCGACCTCAACAAGCTCGGCGGCCAGGTCAAGCTGCTCGACCCGCACCGGGTGATGATCGAGGGCCCGACCTCCTTCACCGGCACCGAGATCGTCTGCCCGCCCGCGCTGAGGCCGGCGGTGGTGATCCTGCTGGCGATGCTGGCGGCCAAGGGCACCTCGGTGCTGCGGTCGACCTACGTCATCCACCGCGGCTACGAGGACCTCGCCGAGCGGCTGAACCTCCTCGGCGCCAACATCGAGCCCTTCCGCGACATCTGA